The following is a genomic window from Paenibacillus sp. FSL R5-0766.
GCATTTCAGAGCACACGATTTGGTTACGGTGCTGCCATCGCATTTTGCCTGTTTATTATCATCATATTGTTGTCCGTTGCATCCTTCATCATGACCAAGCGGAAGAGCCGTTCATAGGGAGGGGAGTTCTTATGCAAACTGCAAAATCAGTTGAACAACCAAATGCGGCGATTCAGCAATATGCCAATACAAGGGGGCTGACGGCAGGCAAAATCATCATCTATCTGTTGCTGACAGGTCTTGCCGTGCTCTGCATTATTCCATTTTATCTGATGCTTATCTATTCCACACATAACAATGCAACGATTGCTTCAACGTTCACCTTTCTTCCCGGATCATTCTTGATTGATAACTATATGAACATGGTATCCAAAATCAACATATGGCGTGGGTTTGCCAACAGCATATTTATTGCCGGAACATCGACCGTATTGTCTCTGTATATTGGGGCCTTAACTGCGTATGGATTTGCCAAATTTAAATTCAAAGGACGAAACGGGTTGTTCCTGTTTCTGTTAGCAACCATGATGGTACCGGGTCAACTGGCTTTGATTGGCGTATATCGACTATTCAGCATGATGGGACTTCTGGATAGTTATGCCGCAATTATTTTGCCTGCTGCGGCTAACGCGTTTAATGTATTTTTTTTCAAACAGTTCATGGAGAGCAGCATCCCGGATGAGATTATTGAATCTGCTCGGGTGGACAGTGCCGGTGAGTTCCGGACGTTCAATCAGATTGTACTGCCTATTCTGGGGCCGGCAATCGCCGCCCTTGGCATATTCACGTTTATCGGATCATGGAATAATTTCCTTACACCGCTGGTACTATTTTTCTCCCTGGATAAATATCCGCTTCCGGTATTGGTTGCGCTAGTGCAGGGGTACTATGGAATGGATTATGGGCTCTTGTATTTGGGTGTAGCGATCTCAATCCTGCCTATTATTATTGTATTCTCTATATTTTCCAAACAGATTATTGGGAGTGTTGCTCTGGGTGCCGTGAAAGGATAGGGATAAATATAAAATAGGGAATTGCAAAGAGTAAGATCAACGGATTCATAGGAATGAATAGTGTTCTATATCATCAAAGTCGCTCATGAGGGCGGCTTTTTTGGCATTCTATATTTTGCGTATATATCCCATCTTATAAGTAAAGGATACCTTTAACTGAGAATATCTGGACGGAGCGTTTACGGAAAGGGGAGGCGTCATGGACACATCAGCGATAACACAACAGGACCTGCCATTAACCGGAAATCTTGTTATTGATCAAGAAATGTTACGCTCCGTTTTTGCGGGTTGCTCGGACGTTGTATTTCATACATTCCAAACCGCGTGTCTTACATCAGCATTATGCGTATATTGTGTTGGTGTATGCGATACGGAGCGACTGGAACGCCAGGTACTAACGCCCCTTCAGGAAACGGGGATCGAAGCTGCGCAAGTTCCTCTAGCTTCTGTTAAGCATGTTGAAACGACCACTCAAGCAGTACAGGCCATATTTGAAGGAGAAGCTCTGTTACTGCTGGATGGTTCAATAGGCGGAACTACATACCCTCTATACCAAGCTGCAAATCGTTCAACGGAAGAACCGTTAGCTGAATCGACCGTGCGTGGTGCACGAGATGGGTTCACAGAGTCGTTGACCATGAATATGTCATTACTGCGCAAACGTCTCAAGACACCTGCATTGAAGATTCATACACGTAACATGGGAGATCGTACAAACACCAGTATTTCACTTGTATACATGGAGGGGATTATTGACCCCAAACTTGTTAAGGAAGTGCAGACACGACTTTCCGATTTAAAGCTCCAGGACGTACTGGAGAGTCAATACATTGAAGAAGGCATTATCGATGAGCGATATTCACCATTTCCACAGATGATTGCGACGGAGCGCCCGGATGTCGTTGTTTCCAACTTGCTGGAAGGTCGATTTGCTATTCTCGTTGACGGAACGCCGTTTACCCTTATCGCGCCAGTAACCATTTTTTCCATGTTACAATCCCCTGAAGATTATTATCAAAATGTGTTCATGAGTGTTTTTGTACGCTGGCTGCGATACATTTTTTTTGTTTTATCCATGCTGCTTCCATCGGCTTATGTAGCGATTACGACGTTTCATCAGGAGAT
Proteins encoded in this region:
- a CDS encoding carbohydrate ABC transporter permease, giving the protein MQTAKSVEQPNAAIQQYANTRGLTAGKIIIYLLLTGLAVLCIIPFYLMLIYSTHNNATIASTFTFLPGSFLIDNYMNMVSKINIWRGFANSIFIAGTSTVLSLYIGALTAYGFAKFKFKGRNGLFLFLLATMMVPGQLALIGVYRLFSMMGLLDSYAAIILPAAANAFNVFFFKQFMESSIPDEIIESARVDSAGEFRTFNQIVLPILGPAIAALGIFTFIGSWNNFLTPLVLFFSLDKYPLPVLVALVQGYYGMDYGLLYLGVAISILPIIIVFSIFSKQIIGSVALGAVKG
- a CDS encoding spore germination protein, which codes for MDTSAITQQDLPLTGNLVIDQEMLRSVFAGCSDVVFHTFQTACLTSALCVYCVGVCDTERLERQVLTPLQETGIEAAQVPLASVKHVETTTQAVQAIFEGEALLLLDGSIGGTTYPLYQAANRSTEEPLAESTVRGARDGFTESLTMNMSLLRKRLKTPALKIHTRNMGDRTNTSISLVYMEGIIDPKLVKEVQTRLSDLKLQDVLESQYIEEGIIDERYSPFPQMIATERPDVVVSNLLEGRFAILVDGTPFTLIAPVTIFSMLQSPEDYYQNVFMSVFVRWLRYIFFVLSMLLPSAYVAITTFHQEMIPTVLLLSIARAREEIPFPALVEALIMEIAFEALREAGVRLPKQVGSAVSIVGALIIGQAATTAGIVSAPMIIIVAITGIASFMIPRYAASIATRLLRFPMMFLAGTLGLTGVMLGVILVVIHLSSLRSFGTPYLSPVAPTMSKELKDVWWRPAPRNKPD